The genomic interval GGCCGCGGCGAGCATCCGCTTGAAGACGGCGGCGACGAGCTGGTTGTAGCGGGCTTCGTCCATCATGGCCGCTCGGGCCTCACTGGATGACGTCAAGCACCTGCTGGTTCGGGGCCGCGTAGAACAGGAACTTGTAGTGCGGCGTCTCGCCCTCGGTGCGCTCCAGGGCGATGACGGTGCCCGGGTTCACCGGCTTGGGGAAGGACTGCATCCCGAGCAGGTGCGCGGCCAGGGCGCCCATGGTGGGCTGGTGGCCGACCAGGACCAGGTTCTCATCCGCGTGCTCGCTCAGCACCGAGTCCACCGTGCCGACGGGCACGTCCGGCAACAGGCTGCGGTGCGCGCGGAGCAGGCCCTCATGCTTCGCCACGAAGGACAGCAGCTGCGCTGTCTGCACCGTGCGAACCAGCGGGCTGGTCAGGATGAGGCCGAGGGGGCCCATACGCTCGGAAAGCGCTGCGAAATGCGCGGCCATGTTTGCCCGAGCTTTCGCCGTGAGCGCGCGCGCCTCGTCGCCAAGACCCTCCGGGATCTCCGCGTCCGCGTCGCCATGCCTAACCAGGAAAATCCTCAAAGTCCCTCCACCAGTGCGACAGGACCGCGGTTCGTACACGACCGCAGCCGGGTCGGTCAAAGGTAATGCGGCGATTGTTCAGTGGCCTGAACAGCCGCGGCGTGACAGACAGGATGCGGACCGCCCTCCTCCCCACGCGTCCGCGCAGCATATACGCGGGGACTGACGGGCCGTCTCTCTCTGGAAGGAGTCGAAATGCGCAAGGCGCTCTGGGTCCTGGCGGGGCTGTTGGCCTTCTCGGGCTGTAAGAAGGGTGGGGCCACGGGTAGCGAGGCACCCGGGGTGGAGGACGCCGGTTCCGCCGCCCTGGCGGCCGAGGAGGCGGCCGGGGCGGGGCCCTACGTCGTGACGCCGGAGAAGCTCACGGCATACGTGGCGTACCAGCGGAAGATGCTGGAGGTGTACGGCTCGCAGGTGAAGGGGCTGCAGGGGCTGGGGGCGCTGGTGGACGCGGGCACTCCGGAGGCGATGGCGGAGCTGCGCGCGGGCCTGAAGGTGGTGGAGGCGAAGGCCAAGGCGGAGGCGGAGGCGCGCGTGGAGGCGGGGCTGAGCG from Myxococcus stipitatus carries:
- a CDS encoding SixA phosphatase family protein, with amino-acid sequence MRIFLVRHGDADAEIPEGLGDEARALTAKARANMAAHFAALSERMGPLGLILTSPLVRTVQTAQLLSFVAKHEGLLRAHRSLLPDVPVGTVDSVLSEHADENLVLVGHQPTMGALAAHLLGMQSFPKPVNPGTVIALERTEGETPHYKFLFYAAPNQQVLDVIQ